The genomic interval GCCCTTTGATCTATTTGATTGCGTTGCTGCTCCCCAGTAGTTTCTGCAAAGCACAAAGTGTACTGGACTCGGTTCTTGATACCCGCCCACACGCATGGTGGGGAAGCATGGTGGTGGAGGTGGCTTCAGGAGACACTCTTTTCACCCGCAATGCAGCTCGCAGCTTTGTGCCTGCTTCGGTTACCAAGCTGTTCACAACTGCTGCAGTACTGGATCAGCTGGGACCTGACTACCGCTATGTAACCAGACTCTACGCAGAGGGAACGCAAACTGGAAGTGTTCTGGAGGGAAACCTGCTCGTGCGGGGAGCGGGAGATCCTTCCACAGGGGCTGCCGGAGACGACTGGATGAATCTTTTTCACGCATTCGCCGACTCCCTGCTGGCTCTAGGGATCCAGGAAGTGCGTGGAAACCTCATCGGGGACGACAATGTGTTCGATGATGTGCCACTGGGCGCAGATTGGAGTTGGGAGGACCTGGTTTATGGGTATGCTGCACAAATCAGCGGATTGACGTTTTACGACGCGGTTGTGGACCTACATGCCTATCCTACGAAGCCGGGGGCCAGGGGAGAACTATCCATTACCCCTGATTCGGGAAGCTTTCTGGTGATCGACAACCAGACACTCACCCTCCCACGGGGACAAGAACTTGTCGAAGGGCATACCCGTATCCCCGAATCAAACCAGATTGTTGTATCGAGCCAAGTGCCGGTTGGACGCTCAGACCCCGAGGCAGTCACTGTCCATAATCCGACTCTTTATTTTGTGCATGGGCTCCGCACGATCCTCGCATCCCGAAATATTCATGTTCATGGACAACTCCTTGATGTGGATGATCTGTCTCTGGATCCTGACTACTCGACGGCCCGCGTGATTGCGAGCCATACGTCGACTCCGTTATCTGAGTTGGTGGCGACCGTGAATAAAGAGAGTCACAACCTGTATGCCGAGCACTTGCTGAAAACCCTGGGGCGCGAACGCCCGGAACCCGGCGATTTTGAACCAGGCTCGGCAGCTATGGGTCTTGAAGCCAGTATGCGAACCTATGAGAACGCACAGATCGAGACGGACCGATTGCAGTTGGTGGACGGCTCTGGGCTCTCCCGCAAGAATCTCATCACTCCGGCGATGACCATCGCACTGCTTCGCTACATGGCCCTGCATCCCAACCCTGGAGTTCGCGACGCGTTTCTGTCTTCCCTGGCTGTCGGTGGGCAGGACGGCACCCTCGAGTACCGGTTTATCCGAAATTCCCCTGGCTATGGGCGCGTACGTGCGAAGACAGGAACGCTCGGCAATGTGAACTCCCTTGCAGGATACATCACACAAAACGATGGCCCCCTGTTGGCGTTTGTAATTTTTGCAAATCATTTTCAAGGACGTCATGCACCGATCCGCGAAATTCAAGAATCATTCATCAATGAATTGATTGATCTCCCCTTGGAAGGGAACAACTAAGCGTATTGTCTATACCACACAGGCACCGGGGGCCTGATACTGAATTTTTTATTGAACCCCGACCATATTAATTAAAATCATGAAGAGCCTGACGCATAGGATTTAGGTGTCAGTAAAGTTACAGCGTGCGCCCTGCACGTCCCTCAGTTACATACTTATTATCTAGAATTCACGAATGCAGGAGCATCCACTGCACAGCACGACCGTGATCGGTGTTCGACGCCATAAAAAGGTCGCAATCGGATCCGATGGGCAGGCAACCCTAGGCAATACGGTGATGAAACACAAGGCCCAGAAAGTTCGCCGACTTTATGATGGGGAGGTTCTTGCCGGGTTTGCTGGATCTACTGCCGACGCATTTACTTTATTTGAACGCTTCGAGGACAAACTCAAGCAATACGGGGGAAACCTTACGCGTGCTTCTGTGGAACTCGCCAAAGACTGGCGCACCGACCGATATTTACGCCGGCTAGAGGCCTTGCTGGTGGTTGGGACAATTGACCGACTGCTCTTGATTAGTGGTAGCGGAGATGTCATTGAGCCCGATGATGACATTGCGGCAATTGGTAGCGGGGGAGCCTTCGCGCTTGCCGCCGCACGTGCCATGATCCAGCACGCTCCACAGTTGACTGCAAAAGAAATTGTGACTGATTCCCTCCGCGTTGCCGCAGATATTTGCGTGTATACCAATCACTCCCTGACCGTACTTGAGATAGGTGACGATTCCGGCAACAAATAGATTCGAATACACATGACCATGCCAAACCGAATTTCGCCCGACACAGCTTCAACTCAACGCGCCTGCATGTTTGTGGACTACGATAATCTTTTCGATTACATTGACCGAAATGCGACCGAACGCACAAGGCCCAAATATGTGATCAATGCATTGCTGAATTCCGCCTTGCACCATGTAAAGCAGGAACTGAAGTTCAATTTAGATGCTCCGGTTGCCTATGCTGACTTCGCCTCAATCGGATCCGCAGATCCAGAAATTCAGCAAAGCCTCTATCTGGCCGGTTTGGAACCCAGGTTTGTTCCCGCGTCTCTGCAGTCCAATGCCTCTGAGATCCAGATCTGCGTTGACGTACTCGAAATGCTGCAAGACCGGGAAGATGTACGAGCCATCTTCCTGATTACTGGTAACCGCCTCTATCTTCCTTTACTCAATTTTTGCCAACGAAAAAACGTACGTGGCTTTGCCATCACATTCCAGCCTCCTGGCATCAACTATTCAGGAGAGTATTCGGATCTCTTCATTCATGCCGATAAATTCCTGAATGAAACCCTTCACGCATACCCGACCGAGGAAGAAAGCACCGAGGCTTCAACTCCTGTCCGCCCATCTGGACTGACGACGGCCCCCGAAAAGGTTGTCGAAATCACAGATGAAACGGCGCTCATCGCGCTGGAAATTATTGAACATTTCTTTGGGCAATACGAGGAGATCTATCTCACGCCCCTATTGCGGAAACTCTCCGACATGTTTGGAGACCATGACGACCCGAAGGTGATTGTCGGCAAACTGAATGACGCGGGGGCGGTCTGGCTGGAAAAACGCAAGGGATTCCCCTTTAACTATACGGTGCTGCTGATCAATTACCACCACCCCAACGTTATAGCGATCCATGAGGCGATGGTGCGCGAGGACGAGGAGAGCTATGAGCAAGTTGAAAGTAATCCTAGTGACGCATACGACGATTAAGCTGCAAACCGCGGCAAAGGCGTCCATGATCCAAGACTAATCTGATGGCAATGAACGAGCAGCTGACCCCACGTGCTATCGTGGCAGAGCTGGATAACTACATTATTGGGCAAGACGAGGCCAAACGCACGGTCGCGATTGCACTGCGCAACCGCTGGCGCCGTCAACAGGTGCCCGGTGATCTCCAGGATGAAATCTTACCCAGTAACATCATCCTGATGGGCCCCACCGGCGTGGGAAAGACAGAGATTGCCCGGAGACTGGCAAAGCTGGTTGACGCCCCTTTCGTCAAAGTTGAAGCTACAAAATTCACGGAGGTCGGGTACGTGGGCCGCGATGTGGAAAGCATGATCCGTGACCTTACCGACCGTGCGATCCGCCTAGTGCGACAGGAGCATGAAGCCCATGTACAGGAGCGTGCACGCGAGCTCGCACGCGAGCGTATTCTTGACGTGATCCTCCCTCCCCCACCCGTCACCGGACTCGATCTGGAGAATGGCCATTCAGAAAACGCTGCCCCGGAAGAGTCTCCAACACGGACGAAATTCCGAGAACGACTCAGGGATGGACGCTTTGCAAGCCGTGAGATCGAGATCGAAGTCCAAAAGGAGCAGTCCTCTTCAATGCTGCAGGTGTTTGGCCCAATGGGAATGGAAGAAATGGGCATGAACCTTCAAGACATGTTGGGAAATATTGGAGGCAAACGACGCAAGAAACGCCGGGTCACGGTGTCAGAAGCCGAAGAACTCCTGTCCAAAGAAGAGGCATCGAAACTCATTGATATGGATGTTGTGACGCAGGAGGCACTCAAGCGCGTTGAAGATTCAGGCATTGTCTTCATTGACGAGATTGACAAGGTCGCAAGCCGGGCCAGTAAGAACGGAGGAGGACCCGATGTATCACGTGAGGGAGTGCAGCGGGATCTGCTGCCACTGGTCGAAGGGGCAACAGTTACCACAAAGCATGGGATGGTCCGGACAGACCACATCCTGTTCATTGCCAGCGGAGCCTTCCATGTGGCCAAGCCCAGCGACCTCATCCCCGAAATGCAGGGACGCTTCCCCATCCGGGTAGAGATGCACCGGCTGAGTGAGGAAGATTTCTATCTGATTCTTACACAGCCCCGCAATGCTCTGCTCAAACAGTATCGTGCACTTTTGGAAGCGGAAAAGATTATCCTCGACTTTACGGACGATGCAGTTCGACTCATCGCCCGCACTGCCGCCAAGGTCAATGACGAAGTAGAGAATATTGGTGCCCGAAGACTCCATACAATCATGACTACACTGCTGGAAGATCTGCTCTTTGAGTCTGACGGCAGCTCTGCACAGGAGATTTCCATGGATGCCGATCAGGTGGAGGAACGTCTTGGTGCCATTGTGAGGAACCGCGACCTCAGCCAGTATATCCTATAGCCGTACGCTGGTGGCCACCTCTATCTACAACCTGAACGACCCCGGTGCGTGTGCCCGCTATCAAGAACTGTGGGAGCGCACACGAGGGATCTTTGCATCCCTGCACTATGCGGAAGCAGCTGGCAATGTGTTCGGGCTGAAGCCACAGATTTGTTTTCACGAAGAAGACGCGGCATTGCTGGTACATTTAAAAGGGGCCGGGGCACTTCGTCGCATTGTCGTTCCTCCGTGCACACAATACTCTGCGCTGCTTTTGCCCACTCCACCGCGTGCGCACTTGGTTCACCGGCAGCAGAGCCCTCTGGACCAGCTTCTCAGCTGTGCCGAACAAATCAGCCGCAAAGCAGACCTGCTGGTTCCCTTGTCGGACCCCCGTACTGCGCAGTGGCGCGGCTGGCAAGTACGACCGCTCTTCACCTACCTTATTGACCTGCCCGCAAATACAGAAAACTGGTCCAGTGGGGCGCGCAGGACCTGGAAATCCAAGGTATCCGAGTACGACATTCAGGAAGATCCCACTGGCGCACAGCAAGTGATTGATCTTTGTGCAAAAAGCTATAAAAGACATGGCCGATCCCTACCTGCCCAGCCAGCAGCACTGGGAGCCTTGACAAAAGCGATGGGAGAATGGGCGCGGGTTTTTGTCGCACTGCGGGAAAATACCCCCGAGGCTGGTCTCATCCTCCTGCATGATGGACATACGGCGCATTACTGGGTCGCCGGTAGTATCCCCGGGCCCGCAATGACGGTATTGATTGGCGAATTGCTTCCGATTCTATCCCAATCCGGGATCAGCCAATTTGACTTTGTCGGAGCAAACACGCCTTCTATCGCCGAGTTCAAGCGCTCCTTCAATCCTGTGCTGACACAATACTACCATCTGCGGCGACGGCCGCGGATTCATATTGGACGTTAATCATGCAGCTTCGTACTGGCCGGTGGCCACGGCTGCTCACGGGGATGGGAATGCGCCCACCCCTGTATCTGCCACTACTCACCCTTACGATTTACCTCCTCTGGCGGGGCTATGACTATGCGATTAGCGACCAGGATGAGATTTTGCCCTACCTCATGCACCTGTTGGATGCCAACCTGTACCTGTCAGACTGGTTTGTGAATGTCCAGTTGGACACCTTCGGCCCCCGAACTCTCTTTGTTCTTATCGCCTGGCTCCCCGCGAAGCTGTTTGGTCCGTATGCGACCATCCTGGGCATCTATGTGGCGAGCTGGTTTGGGATCAGCATGGCATTGTATACGCTGGGTTTGCAACTGACTCGTGAACGACTGGCAGCTACGATCTGTGTCATTCTGGCCCTCTTGCTCACGCCCAAGTTTACACTGGGAGGAAACGACCTAGTAACATGGATTCTCACCCCAAGTATCCCGGCCTGGGCATTCAGCCTATGGGGTCTGGTGTTTTTCGTGCGCGGGCGACTCGCCCGGGCAGCACTTCTGATGGGCCTCGGAGTCTGGATACAGGCGCTGGTTGGTCTGCAGGTTGCCATGGTGTGCACACTTCTGCTTCTATGGAGACACGGATGGTCGGGGCGACAACCCTACCTGTTTACAGGTTACTTTACGCTATCGGCGTTGCCGGCTTTGGGGCCACTGATCTGGTTCCAACTCACACGCCCGAACCCGGAGGGACTCTGGTCCTACTTCTATATCCTGTTCGAATTCCGCGCCCCGCATCACTATATGCCGACTTCGTTCGACCCTGAGCAGGCTATACGCTTTGCACTCCTGCTCGGACTAGGGCTTGCCGCATTCTCGCGTATGCCAGGAACTTACCGTGTACTAGTTCGCCGATCTCTGACCATTATCGCTGCGCTTTGTGCCGTCTCGTTTTTGTGCACGGAAGTTTTGCAGGTTGACATGATCGCCCGGTTACAACTCTTTAAGCTTACCGTACTGATCAAGGTGTTCTGTGTAGTTCTGATTTCCAACGTAGTGGCACAACTGATTCTCAAATTTTATCGACGTACCCTAACTGTTTTTTTTGATCATGGACATTATGCTCTTGGTGCAACAGTTCTCATCTCAGCCACGCTCCTTATTATTTCCCCTGATGCGCTGGGCATTCGGCCGGCATCTGAGAAATCCCCTGCGGAGCAGGTTGCGGTATGGGCGCGTGACTCTACGGAGATCAACGCGATTTTTGCCGTCCCTCCTGGATGGGACCACTTCAGATCCCAGGCACAACGTGCCGTGATTGTGAACTTCAAAGCAGTTCCTTTTCATCAGCCCTACATGACAGAGTGGTTCACCAGACTTCTGGATCTTGCGCCCGTCATGCCACCGCCACGCGGTGGCGCGCGGTTCATCGCTGCGCTGGATAGTGCCTATATGTCTCTTCCACCACCAGAAATCCAACAACTGGCAGCCAAGTACCGGGTAGACTACATTGTGCGCCAGGAAAGGGCAGCCCCTAACGGGTTTGAACTCGTTTACCAAGCGGCCCCTTGGACCGTATGGCAGATCAAACCGGAGTCATGAAAAAACTGAGCCGCCTATTTTCGACAGAGGGGCTCAGCGGACCTATACTGACGCTACTCTCAGCTAGTGGCGTTGTTATGGTGATCTTATACCTTGCACTCGGGGTCATCACACGTCTGTATTTGCCCGAAGAGATCGGCATTGGCAAGTACTTTGTTACGATCATGGGACTTGTCGGCGCAGTTGCTTCACTGCGCTATGAGGATGCACTGATGCTTCCAAAGAAGGATCAGGATGCTGCCGTACTGATCTGGCTCTCCGGCGCGGCAATGCTTTTGAGTGCAGCCGTCCTGACTGTTCTCTCCTTCTGGAGTACCGAAATTGCTGACCTCCTAGATTTTCCCGCGATTGCTCCCTATCTACCCCTGGTCCCGCTTACACTAATCTGTATGCGCTCAGGGAAGATTGCAGAATTCTGGTTGGTCCGCAAACGGGCATTCAGGCACATCAGTGCCTGTCATGTGGGACTGACTTTGGCCTTGGTGACGGGACGGATCGGTGCAGGATCTCCACCGATCCATGCCAATGAAGCAGGACACATAGGTGGTTTTATTTTCGGACACATTGTTTCCAGTACCTTACTCATATGGATGGCCCTGCGTCGCAGCGCCGCTGCAATCGGTTCAGCATTGAGTTGGAAACGCATGATCCAGGCTGCAATCCGCTATCGGCGTTTTGCCCTGTTTTCGACGCCTTCGGCAATGATTGGAGCGATCACGGGATACCTGCCCGTGCTTCTGGTCCCGTTCTTCTTTGATACTGCAACCGCCGAAGAAGAACTTGGATACTACGCGGCTGCCTTCGGCGCAATAGCGATTCCGATGTCATATGTAGGCCGGTCTGTCGCACATCCTTTTTTTATCAGTGCAGCGGAGGCGCAATTATCCGGAACGCTGGCCACAATCACATCTCTGGTGCATCGCCGCCTGATTATGGTTGGGATCTTCCCGGTACTCGCTGTGATGTTTGCAGGACCGGATTTTTTTGAATTATGGCTCGGAGTCGACTGGCGGCGGGCCGGAATCTTTGCCACCTACATTGCGGCCTGGATGGTACTGGGTTCAATTGTATCTCCACTGACACGGGTTTACGATGTGACCGAAAGTCAGCGGCTGGATTTTCTGATGGCATTGATTTTACTCGTATGCCTGTCATCAGCTTTGATCCTGGGAGGACGCTCAGGAAGTGTCGACACCATGCTGATTGCCGCTGGCATAGCCGGTGCGATAGTGCGTGGCATCCAGTTATTTGTGATTCTCCGACTTGCAGGCGTTTCATGGCGGGAATGCATTGCGCCTTATTGGGATTTCCTCCTCTTGTCTCTACCGGGTCTAGCACTGATCATCGTCGCCCTACAGCTTGGCAATAAATGGGTCACTACTGGAGCGCTTATCCTGAGCGCCGCCTGCTATTTTGGACTCGCAATCTGGAAGGAACGACTTTTCAGAAATTCGTGATTTCTATATCAACTCAAATGGATAACTCCTTCATGAAAGGCAGACGAAAATTATGGCATCAGAATCAGCGACTGGATGGGCAGAAACAACCTGAAGTATTGTGCCAATAACGACTCGGGATACCCAAAACATGTAATCCCCAACGTGAAATATGAAGCAATGGGAATTAATAGAAGAACTCTTGAAATCACCGGGAGCATTCTATTCAGCAGAGTTATCGAGCAAGGTCGCTCTCGAAGGATTTGACAAGCGTCGCCGGGAATACAAACACCTCGGATGGATCTATGTGGCACGGAATCCATGTTTTGTAGACGCTGTCTTCAAGATTGGACAAACCCAAGTATCTCCTTCCAAGCGAATCGAGCAACTCAGCGCGTCAACATCTGTGTACAGGAAGTTTGAACTCGTCTATTTTGTCCATGTGTCTGATAATTTGGCTGCTGAGGGATATGTACATCAATTACTGAAAGACTTCCGATTGAACCCCAGGAAAGAATTCTTTAATGCTCCCATTATGACGGTGGTCAAGGCACTGGATGAGGCGGGTAACCTATTGCAGATTCCTATGGGGAAAACATTGAGAGCTGGAATGTTACCGCCAGCCTTGGAGAAACGAATCATTTCTTGCCCAGGATGCAAGAAGCAGAGTAGAGTCCCCTTAGTTGGGATTGATATAACCGTCACCTGCGTTGTGTGCAATACCCCCTACAAAGTGACAAGCGAGTGAATTCAAGGTTACTGGACGGGCGTATATGAAACCAGATGCCTGCCCCGCCATGACAAAACCGGGAATCTGCCATTGCACTCAACTCCAGTAGAGACGGGGATCCCCCACGAGGTCAACGATAGCGGAAGGCTGGTAAGCCCAGTTACCAGAAATCGGAGACGTGAGGGGTTGTCTCGTTGCGCCTATAGCGATGCTTACCCTTGCGAGTAGGAATATAGAGCCAATGTGAGGGGTTACGGGGAGGGAAACCCAAAAGATATAGCGTTTTTGAGGCGTATTGAAGGAAACGACAGCCTTCTGGATTCACCGTAGATTGCAGAAATTAGAGCATCCAATAACAGTAAATCGGAGCTTCCCCCGGGTTATGGCGCCCAAAGCTTTCGGTGGTGGAGGTGACCAAGTCACCGGCCGCTCAAGTCTGTCCCGGGATTCGGCTTATTCAAGTTTCGGATGGGTTGGGGTTGCTGCGGGAATTTGATCTTCTCACGAGTGTAATTTGTCACGAGCCAATCTTGCATGGAGGGAATCGGGATGACGTAACGCCCATCGCGCTCATCCAGTAAGCCCTTGTTCCATGCCCGGTTAAATAAATCTTCTGCTTTATCAGAACCAATATCTTGTGTTAGGGTGGACACGATCGCACTACGGGTCGTACTTTCTCCTAATGAAACACTTGCAAATGCTTTTGCAAGGGACTGACGTTCTTCCTCGGGGAAACCGTATAATCGTTCTCTATAATATGCTTTGCGACCCTCCCGTCCAACTTCCAGTACGGCATTTAATCCGTCCGTTGTCATGCTCCCACCGTCTGCTTTCAGTTGATCTACAGCAGCGGGATCCACATAGGATAAGATGTGATGGGGCCAGCCGGAGGTTTCCTGAGAAATGGCATCAATCCATACATTCGGATCTCCTTTGGCTCCACCATCCTTCGTGAGCCAATCCCTGATCACTGCACGTTCAGCTTCGTTGCTCAATGCTCCTAATTGCATAAAACATTTCCTTGAAAATCTCGAAACTCCCAGTGATTCAAAGGATTTCAATGTCATTCCCAGTCCCGCCGCCAGAAGGATGACCGGTCTACCCAGACCACCATTATGGATGCTGTTCAAAACGCTGGTGACCACCCACCGATCGGACGACGGAATGTCGATCATCCCCAGCACTTGCGCCTCATCCAGCATGAGAAGTAATGGTTTCTTTCCCTCCTCAAGTATCTCCAGCACCGTACCGTTTTGTTGGTTCACTGCAAAATCCAACTCAGCCTCGACTTTCACAACTGCATCAAAGCCCACCTTTCCAGATCCCCCCGCAATTCTTAGTCTCTTCCCACCTCCAAGGCCATGAAGTAATGCTCCAGGATCCCAGAGAGCATGTGGGGGAATTGAAGCGACTCCCCAGCCACTCTCCAGGGCGTATTTTTCGCATTCGGATAAAAGAGCAGTTTTCCCAGCGCCGGGGGCACCTTGAACCAGAAAGGTCGTCCCATCCTTCGCCTGTATCGCACGTTCTAAAAGCTCTTTGAAATTATGCAGGATCCGTGTCCGCCCGTGAAAATGTCTCGCAGGCCCGCGGTCAAACGCTGCCGTCAGTGGTTTTGGTATGGAAGATTCGGGCTTTCGCATAGCTCTGAGACGTAGGGACTGACGAGACGGAATGCCTCACCAACCCATATTATTCACAAATATCGTGCAAACTTGTTCCTTGCGGTTAACTTCTCTGCGACTGCCTGGGCCAATTATGAAGTGGGAAAAAATCTATTTCTGCCCTTCAAAACAGGCCTAAAATAGAATTCAACAGTTAGAGATCCTGTTCCTCCATACTCAACTCGATCGCCCCATAATCTATCCGCTCAGGGGGACTCCTCAATGACAAACCGGGAATCCGCCACCGCACTCAACTCCAGTCGGAACGAGGATCCCTGACTTCAGTAAAGTCCTGTTCTGCCGTATCATCATGGATCCAAGGTTTATTTTTGTTAGGTTGACTCGTCAGGTTTCCCTTTCTATGCCTCACCTACTTGCCCTGCTTCTTTGTCTTTTCGCCGCCAAGGCAGCAGTTGCCCAGATCTATTCCATGTACGTCGCCAATGAGTCCGACGATACCGTCATGCTCGTTGAGTTTGATGGCCAGACGCTGGCCGTTACAGATACCATTGAGGTCGGCCTCATCCACACGGAAATCGAAGGTCCTCACGGACTTGCCATTGACCCGGAAGGCAAGTCCCTGTTTGTCTCTATTGCACATGGTCAACCCAATGGAAGTGTGGTGCGCTATTCCACGGCCGACCATCGCCCCATGGGTGCTGCAACATTGGGCCTGTTTCCCGCATCCATGGCAATCTCTCCGCACACGGGCCTGTTGTACGTGGTGAATTTCAATCTGCATGGCGACCCTGAACCAAGCTCTATCTCTGTGGTCGACCCGGAGATGATGCTGGAAGTCAGCCAGATTCCGACCGGCATTATGCCGCACGGCTCCGCCTTTGGAACAGACGGTACCCGGCACTACTCCGTTGCGATGATGGACCATATTCTGGTCGAACTTGATGCCCTGAACCTGCGCGTTCTCCGCAAAATTCCGCTTGGCATGGGAACCAAGCCAACATGGGTTGCCCTGCATCCTCATGAGCCACAGGCGTATGTCGCAGCCAATGGCTCGGACCAAGTCGTGATCGTGAACACGGAAGAAGGATCTGTACTGGAACAGATACCGGCTTCTGGAGCTCCTTATAATTTGGCTGTTTCGCCGGATGGATCTACCCTTGTTGTTACCCTCAAAAGTGCCCAGGCGGTAAGCATCCTTGATCTATCAACATTAGCCGAGCGGGCCCGCATTCCAACCTCCAGTCCCATACCTCATGGAGTTGTGATCACTCCAGACAATGAATATGCCTTTGTGACCTCCGAAGGAATCGGGGCGGCGCCTGGCACCGTAGATGTGATCCATCTGGCCTCCGCCATGCGGGTGGCATCCATTCAGGCAGGGCAACAGACCGGTGGCATTGCCCTCTGGAAGATGGAGGATTAGCCAATGGCCCAGGCAGCAACCCGGTTTATTCAACCCGATGTTCTAGCCCGGATCTCGTCCCTAGAGCTTCTGGCCCGCTCTGTCGTTGAGGGGTTTATTGCAGGGCTTCACCGTAGTCCCTTCAAAGGATTCAGTGTTGACTTCATGGAGTACCGCCCATATGTATTTGGGGATGATGTGCGCCAGGTCGACTGGAAAGTATTTGCACGAACAGGCCGCTACTTTGTCCGTGAGTTCGAGGGGGAGACAAATACCCGCCTGCATCTGCTATTGGATATGAGTCGATCCATGGACTATAGCTCTGGGGGGCAGACAAAGCTGACCTACGCCCGGTTTCTGGCAGCAGCTATCGCATGGCTGGCCAACCGTCAACGGGACGCCTGTGGGTTGGCACTGTTTGACACTGAGGTCCGCAAACATTTACCTCCACGCGCCACCCGGGCACACCTGCATTTGCTCCTGCGTGCGCTCGAAGAGGC from Rhodothermaceae bacterium carries:
- a CDS encoding ATP-binding protein, with product MRKPESSIPKPLTAAFDRGPARHFHGRTRILHNFKELLERAIQAKDGTTFLVQGAPGAGKTALLSECEKYALESGWGVASIPPHALWDPGALLHGLGGGKRLRIAGGSGKVGFDAVVKVEAELDFAVNQQNGTVLEILEEGKKPLLLMLDEAQVLGMIDIPSSDRWVVTSVLNSIHNGGLGRPVILLAAGLGMTLKSFESLGVSRFSRKCFMQLGALSNEAERAVIRDWLTKDGGAKGDPNVWIDAISQETSGWPHHILSYVDPAAVDQLKADGGSMTTDGLNAVLEVGREGRKAYYRERLYGFPEEERQSLAKAFASVSLGESTTRSAIVSTLTQDIGSDKAEDLFNRAWNKGLLDERDGRYVIPIPSMQDWLVTNYTREKIKFPQQPQPIRNLNKPNPGTDLSGR
- a CDS encoding YncE family protein → MDPRFIFVRLTRQVSLSMPHLLALLLCLFAAKAAVAQIYSMYVANESDDTVMLVEFDGQTLAVTDTIEVGLIHTEIEGPHGLAIDPEGKSLFVSIAHGQPNGSVVRYSTADHRPMGAATLGLFPASMAISPHTGLLYVVNFNLHGDPEPSSISVVDPEMMLEVSQIPTGIMPHGSAFGTDGTRHYSVAMMDHILVELDALNLRVLRKIPLGMGTKPTWVALHPHEPQAYVAANGSDQVVIVNTEEGSVLEQIPASGAPYNLAVSPDGSTLVVTLKSAQAVSILDLSTLAERARIPTSSPIPHGVVITPDNEYAFVTSEGIGAAPGTVDVIHLASAMRVASIQAGQQTGGIALWKMED
- a CDS encoding DUF58 domain-containing protein; amino-acid sequence: MAQAATRFIQPDVLARISSLELLARSVVEGFIAGLHRSPFKGFSVDFMEYRPYVFGDDVRQVDWKVFARTGRYFVREFEGETNTRLHLLLDMSRSMDYSSGGQTKLTYARFLAAAIAWLANRQRDACGLALFDTEVRKHLPPRATRAHLHLLLRALEEANPDAATNLERSLQAVAERHRKRGFIVLISDLFTDINTIERALQHFRFTGHNVLVFQILDPQEIEFDFKDVVELLDVESDAKMLIDAKAARAQYQKNFQAHQDQLRRICGLLQIDHAVLRTDAPLDGALFHYLSARSRRRG